One Maribacter sp. HTCC2170 genomic window, ACTGGCAATTATATGCCAATTTGGCCTTTGGTGTTACCACTGTACATGATCCATCTGCCAATACAGAGAGTATTTTCACAATGTCAGAAATGGTCAAAAACGGAACAATGGTAGGACCTAGAATTTATTCCACCGGCTTTATTCTTTATGGTGCCGATGGGGATTTCAAAGCTGTTGTCAACAATTTAGAAGATGCCAAATCAGCAATAAGACGTACCAAAGCCTTTGGTGCTAAATCGGTAAAGAGTTATAATCAACCCCGTCGAGAACAACGTCAACAAATATTACAGGCAGCACGTGAATTGGGAATAAATGTTGTTCCAGAAGGTGGCTCTACCTTCTATGCGAATATGACAATGGTTATGGATGGGCATACAGGGATTGAACATAATATTCCCGTAGCCCCTGTTTATAAAGATGTAATTGAATTATGGAAAACGAGTGGTTCGGGCTATACACCAACATTGATTGTGAATTATGCAGGCATGAGTGGAGAATATTACTTCTACCAAAAAGATAATGTCTGGGAAAATGAAAAATTGTTGAAATACACTCCTAGAGCGATTATTGATGCCAGATCAAGACACAGGGTTATGGTTCCTGATGAAGAATACGAGAATGGTCATATACTAACCTCAAAAACAGTAACCGATCTTTCCCAAGCCGGAGTCAAGGTAAATTTAGGAGCTCACGGGCAATTACAAGGTCTTGGTGCTCATTGGGAGCTTTGGATGCTACATCAAGGTGGAATGACCAATCATGAGGCACTACAGACAGCTACTATTAATGGGGCTAATTATATAGGGGCAGGAAAAGAAATAGGATCCTTAAAAGAAGGTAAGTTGGCAGATTTGATTGTATTAGAAAACAATCCTTTGGAGGATATACGGAATACCGAAAGTGTAATATACACAATGGCCAATGGTAGATTGTACGATACCGATACCATGCATGAAATTGGAAATAACACCAATAATCGTGGTATGTTTTGGTTTGAAAACAATAAGTATAACGGCTCATTTCCTTGGCATGAAGAGGCCCAAAGTTTTACCAGACCTGGCTGCGGTTGCCATATAGGTCACAATTAGAATATATAGAAAATACAATAGAAACAAAATGAAAAAATTACTTTCCGTAGTGATGCTCTTTGCATCAATTTCACTTTTTGCACAAGATTTTAAGATGGACATGGTCCAGGATATGAAACCCCGAAATATTGGGCCTGGAGGAATGAGTGGCCGTGTTACCGCAATTGATGTTGTTCACAATAATCCTGATGTAATTTACGCGGGTACAGCTTCTGGCGGGCTTTGGAAATCTACTTCTGGAGGAATTAAATGGGAACCTATTTTTGATAAGGAAGTAACCGCTTCAGTAGGTGCTGTTGCGATTCAGCAGTCCAATCCGTCTGTGATTTGGGTTGGTACAGGGGAAGGAAACCCTAGAAATAGCTTAAATGGAGGTTATGGAATCTACAGATCACTTGATGGTGGCAAGAATTGGAAATCAATGGGATTGGAAAAAACCCGGCATATCCATAGAATCAAAATTGACCCAACTGACCCAAATACCATTTATGTTGGGGCCATTGGTTCACCCTGGGGAGAACATGCAGAACGAGGTGTTTACAAAACTACCAACGGAGGAGAAACTTGGGAAAAAATCCTTTTCGTAAATAACAAAACCGGAGTCGCAGATTTGATAATGGATCCCACCAATCCGAATAAACTCATTGCAGCCATGTGGGAACATAAAAGGGATCCGTGGTTTTTCAAGTCAGGTGGAAAAGGCAGTGGTTTGTACATGACCCATGATGGAGGAAAAAATTGGAAAAAACTATCAGAAAAAGATGGCCTGCCCAAAGGCGAACTTGGAAGAATAGGTGTTGCCATAGCACCAAGTAAACCAAACATTGTTTATGCTTTGGTCGAAGCAAAAAAGAATGCACTGTACAAGTCCGAAGATGGTGGTTTTAAATGGGAAAAAATAAATGATAAACCAGGAATAGGCAATAGACCTTTTTATTATTCTGAGATTTATGTTGACCCCCAAAATGAAAATAGGCTTTATACAGTATTTACCTATGTAAATGTATCTCAGGATGGTGGTAAAAACTTCAAGGAATTAATGCCTGCGTATGGAGTTGACAACGGCATTCACCCGGATCACCATGCTTGGTGGATACATCCTGAAAATGGCCAATTTATGGTGAATGGTAATGACGGAGGGCTTAATATTACTAGAGATGGTGGACAATCATGGCGTTTTATTGGCAACCTTCCTGTTGCACAGTTTTATCACATAAACACAGACAATGAATACCCGTACAATGTATATGGAGGTATGCAAGACAATGGCTCTTGGAGAGGACCTGCATACGTTTGGAGATCGCAGGGGATTCGCAACAGTTACTGGCAAGAAATTAGTTTCGGTGATGGCTTTGATGTTGTACCGGACCTAGAGGATTCAAGATATGGTTATACTATGAGTCAACAAGGGTTTGTACAACGTTACGATCATGAAACCGGTAATAATTATATCGTACGCCCAACTCCACCAGATGCAAAAACGAAGCTACGTTTTAATTGGAACGCGGCTATTGGCCAAGATCCTTTTAATAATAGCACAGCGTATTTTGGCAGTCAGTTTGTGCACAAAACTACTGATAAGGGCCTGACATGGACCGTTATTTCCCCTGATTTAACCACCAATGACCCAGAAAAACAAAAACAAAGTGAAAGTGGCGGATTGACCATGGATGCCACCGGAGCAGAGAACCATTGTACCATTTTGGTGATTGAACCATCTCTGTTAGAAAAAGATATGATGTGGACGGGCAGTGATGATGGTAGGGTGCACTATACACAAAACGGCGGTGCCAATTGGACAGAGGTGACACAAAATATCAAAGGATTACCAAAGGGTAGTTGGGTTGCTCAAATAAAAGCATCGAAAAAAAATAAAGGCGAAGCCCTGTTGATTGCTAACGACTATAGAAGATTCAACTACACCCCATATGCTTATAGAACAAAAAACTATGGCAAGACCTGGGAGCGTATTGTTGATGGTACAGATGTAAAAAGCTATACTCTTTCTATTGTTGAAGATACTGAGAATCCAAATTTGATGTTTTTAGGAACAGACGATGGACTGTACATTTCCTTCAACGCTGGTGTAAAATGGCAAAAATGGACAGAAGGCTTCCCAACCGTATCAACCAAAGACTTAGTAATTCACCCTAGAGAACAAGATTTAGTGATTGGTACTTTTGGCCGCGCTGCATGGGTCTTAGATGATATTCGCCCTCTAAGAGCAGTTGCCAGCGATGCCTCATTTCTAAAAAAAGAAATCGAGGTTTTCTCCCCTCCTACCGCTTACCAAGCAGCGTATCAACAACCTACTGGCAGTAGGTTCGGTGGTGATGCTCTTTATAATGCTGAAAACAGGAAATCAGGTGCAATGATTACTTATTACCTGAAAGAAGGAAAGAAAAAAGAAAAAGATGATAGCGCCAAAAACGATAAAAAAGAAGAAGAAAAATCGGATAGCTCGGAGGAAAAAAAGAAATTGACCGGAGTTCAGAAAAAAGATTCCGTAATGTTTCAGATTTATGATGGTGAACGTTTAATTCGGACTATAAAGAAAAAGACTCCAGAAAAAGCTGGTTTCCATAGAATTTATTGGAACATGGATGAGAAAGGTCCAGACAGTCCTTCACGTAAAATCTCCAAAAGCAAAAATGAGAGAGGTGGTGCCGATGTAAAACCTGGGAAGTTTAAGGTTAAAGTAAGCTTTGGTGAAATGAGCGATGAAACGAGCATTGAAGTAAAATCAGACCCAAGAATAGATGTTTCTTCAACCTCAATCAACGAAGTTTACGAAACTTCACAAAAAATCAGTGACTTCACCCAAAAAGCAGCCGACGCTGTTAAACAATTGGTTGAGAGTAAAAATGTAGCAACCAAATATCAAAAAGAACTTAAAGAGTTAGATGATGATAAATATAAAGATCAAATAAAAGCTTCTAAGGATATTGTAATACAAATAGATTCTGTTATTGCACTCTATATAGGTAAAGAGGACAAAAGACAGGGGATTACCCGGAATCCTGAAATTACGGTAATGCAGCGCCTTGGCAATGCCAATTATTACTCTGCTACCCGTAAAACAGGAATTACCGCAACTGAAAAGAGACTTATTCATTTTGCTGAAGAAGAGCTTAGAAGTGCCCTTGAAAAAACGAATGCTTTCTTTAATGATAAATGGAAGGCCTATAGAGAGGACATTGAAAAACAAGAATTTAGTCCTTTTAAAAAGGTCGAAACCTTTAGTTTGGACTAAAAACTATTTAAAAAATACAGAACCATAACCCCTCTAGTTATAAATTTGAGGGGTTTTTATTTATTACATGTTTCTATTTTTCTTTCATCAACATAAATACTTATTAGTAATAAGTTAGACTTTTTGACCCTTTAAAAAAGCATAAAATTTTACAAAAACTTGATTTTTATCAGGTTTTCCCATACAGCTCACTAGTACATTTGTAAACTCCCAACCGTATATTATTTTGGGAGCAATAACAAACCAAACAACAATCATGAAAAAAGCCCTCTTGCTTATTTCGCTACTGCTCACAATTACATCTAATTCTCAAAATACCAATGAAGATAATTGGGGTTCTTGGATTATGCTGTATGGCACCAATAGAATAGCTGATGACTTCAAAATAATTACAGAATTTAGAGTTCACCACTTTGAATTATTCAACGATCTAGACAATCAGTTCATAAGAACAGGACTTGACTATCAACTAACATCAGGCATCTCAGTAACTGCGGGGTACATTCATCAATACTCTGAAACACTTAACGACATCAGTGTTTCAGAAAATAGGCCCTATGAGGAAATCACTTTTAAAAGCAATTATAAAAAATTCAAAATAGCTCACAGATATCGAATAGAGCATAGATGGATAAACAAAGAAGGAAATACTGATTTTAAACATAGACTACGGTATCGTTTTCAGATTAAACATCCTTTATCTGAACGCGTTTATCTTATGGCAATGAACGAATTATTCCTTAACCTCAAAGAATCCGTTTTCAATCAAGATAGGCTGCAAATGGGGGTTGGGTATGTTTTCAGTTCGGATCTTAAACTGGAATTAGGCTACTTAAAAAACTACTTCTCAACCAGTGACATTGATATTTTCAGAATAGGAATCCTATTCAACACTGATCTTCGTAAAAAGAGCAAACCAGAATTAAAGAATTAAGTATTTCCATTGATCCACGACCAACCATTCAAATCATAAAAACCAGATTTGAATGAATTTGCAAAAAGTTAATTTCAAAAATAAAAATGGCGAATCTCTAATCGGTAGATTAGAGCTTCCGGTAAATCAACATCCGCACAATTATGCCATTTTCGCTCATTGCTTTACCTGTAATAAAAATTTATCTGCGGTGAGAAATATTAGCAAAGCGCTAATTTCAAGTGGTTTTGGGGTGCTTCGTTTTGATTTTACCGGCCTGGGAGAGAGTGAGGGTGATTTTTCAGATACAAATTTCTCAGGCAATGTTGAAGATTTAGTGGTCGCAGCTGATTTTTTAAAGAAAAACTATAAGACTCCTTCCCTGATTATTGGGCATTCGCTCGGAGGTGCCGCAGCAATTTATGCTGCATCACAAGTAGAATCGATTAAAGCAGTAGCAGTAATTGGCGCCCCCTCCAATCCGAGGCATGTAAAACATTTGTTGCAAAACAGCGTTGAAGAAATTGAAAATAGCGGAAAGGCAATTGTAAATCTTAGCGGCCGCGATTTCACCATTAAAAAACAGTTCCTGGATGACCTTGAACATAAAACACTGCCAGAAACGCTAAAAAAACTTAGAAAACCGGTCCTAATTTTACATTCTCCTCAAGACACCACTGTTGAAATTAAAAATGCTGAAGAACTCTATATAGCAGCAAGGCATCCAAAGAGTTTTGTGTCTTTGGATGGAGCGGATCACCTATTAACCGGTAAGGATGATTCAACATATGTAGGTGAAGTCATATCCGGTTGGGCGAAAAGATACTTGAATATAAATTCATTAGAAAGCCGACCCACAACCAAACATCAAGTTGTAGCCAGTTTGGATTATGAAGACGGTTTCACCACCCAAATGAAAGTGGGCAGTCATTTTATGGTAGCCGATGAACCAATTAGCTTTGGTGGCAATGATTTTGGCCCTTCACCATATGAGCTAGTTTCAGCCGGACTCTCGGCATGTACGGCAATGACCTTGCAGATGTATGCTAAGCGCAAGAATTGGCAAATAACCAATGTTGAAGTGCATACCACATATAGCAAAACGCATGCTAAGGATTGTGAAGATTGTGAATCGCCTTCAGCTAAAATCGATACGTTCAATAAAGAGATTAAAATTGAGGGTGACTTGAATAACAAACAGTTGGAACGTCTCTTACAAATTGCTGATAAATGCCCCGTTCACAAAACACTTCACAGTGATACTCAGATAATAAGCAAACTAATTCTCTAAAGTCGCAAGGCGGCTAAACCTGGCCAAATTGCTTTATAATTAAATGCATACGGTCCAATACCTTGACGAATCTTGCGCTCCTCGAATTATTAATTAACTTTAGATCAAAATCCAAAAACAAAGACAAATGAAAAAAATCAAAATACTTGCATTAGGCCTGATTTTATTAGTAGGTTATAATTGTA contains:
- a CDS encoding bifunctional alpha/beta hydrolase/OsmC family protein codes for the protein MNLQKVNFKNKNGESLIGRLELPVNQHPHNYAIFAHCFTCNKNLSAVRNISKALISSGFGVLRFDFTGLGESEGDFSDTNFSGNVEDLVVAADFLKKNYKTPSLIIGHSLGGAAAIYAASQVESIKAVAVIGAPSNPRHVKHLLQNSVEEIENSGKAIVNLSGRDFTIKKQFLDDLEHKTLPETLKKLRKPVLILHSPQDTTVEIKNAEELYIAARHPKSFVSLDGADHLLTGKDDSTYVGEVISGWAKRYLNINSLESRPTTKHQVVASLDYEDGFTTQMKVGSHFMVADEPISFGGNDFGPSPYELVSAGLSACTAMTLQMYAKRKNWQITNVEVHTTYSKTHAKDCEDCESPSAKIDTFNKEIKIEGDLNNKQLERLLQIADKCPVHKTLHSDTQIISKLIL
- a CDS encoding WD40/YVTN/BNR-like repeat-containing protein, whose amino-acid sequence is MKKLLSVVMLFASISLFAQDFKMDMVQDMKPRNIGPGGMSGRVTAIDVVHNNPDVIYAGTASGGLWKSTSGGIKWEPIFDKEVTASVGAVAIQQSNPSVIWVGTGEGNPRNSLNGGYGIYRSLDGGKNWKSMGLEKTRHIHRIKIDPTDPNTIYVGAIGSPWGEHAERGVYKTTNGGETWEKILFVNNKTGVADLIMDPTNPNKLIAAMWEHKRDPWFFKSGGKGSGLYMTHDGGKNWKKLSEKDGLPKGELGRIGVAIAPSKPNIVYALVEAKKNALYKSEDGGFKWEKINDKPGIGNRPFYYSEIYVDPQNENRLYTVFTYVNVSQDGGKNFKELMPAYGVDNGIHPDHHAWWIHPENGQFMVNGNDGGLNITRDGGQSWRFIGNLPVAQFYHINTDNEYPYNVYGGMQDNGSWRGPAYVWRSQGIRNSYWQEISFGDGFDVVPDLEDSRYGYTMSQQGFVQRYDHETGNNYIVRPTPPDAKTKLRFNWNAAIGQDPFNNSTAYFGSQFVHKTTDKGLTWTVISPDLTTNDPEKQKQSESGGLTMDATGAENHCTILVIEPSLLEKDMMWTGSDDGRVHYTQNGGANWTEVTQNIKGLPKGSWVAQIKASKKNKGEALLIANDYRRFNYTPYAYRTKNYGKTWERIVDGTDVKSYTLSIVEDTENPNLMFLGTDDGLYISFNAGVKWQKWTEGFPTVSTKDLVIHPREQDLVIGTFGRAAWVLDDIRPLRAVASDASFLKKEIEVFSPPTAYQAAYQQPTGSRFGGDALYNAENRKSGAMITYYLKEGKKKEKDDSAKNDKKEEEKSDSSEEKKKLTGVQKKDSVMFQIYDGERLIRTIKKKTPEKAGFHRIYWNMDEKGPDSPSRKISKSKNERGGADVKPGKFKVKVSFGEMSDETSIEVKSDPRIDVSSTSINEVYETSQKISDFTQKAADAVKQLVESKNVATKYQKELKELDDDKYKDQIKASKDIVIQIDSVIALYIGKEDKRQGITRNPEITVMQRLGNANYYSATRKTGITATEKRLIHFAEEELRSALEKTNAFFNDKWKAYREDIEKQEFSPFKKVETFSLD
- a CDS encoding DUF2490 domain-containing protein; protein product: MKKALLLISLLLTITSNSQNTNEDNWGSWIMLYGTNRIADDFKIITEFRVHHFELFNDLDNQFIRTGLDYQLTSGISVTAGYIHQYSETLNDISVSENRPYEEITFKSNYKKFKIAHRYRIEHRWINKEGNTDFKHRLRYRFQIKHPLSERVYLMAMNELFLNLKESVFNQDRLQMGVGYVFSSDLKLELGYLKNYFSTSDIDIFRIGILFNTDLRKKSKPELKN